From the genome of Deltaproteobacteria bacterium:
TCGTTCACGACGACGTTGTAGCCGAGCGCGAACTGGTGCGCCTCGACGCGGGGTTCGCCGAGAGCCGGGTTCTTGATCGCGGTCCGGTAGTATTCGAGCAGGATCTGGTGCCGCTCGGCAATCGTGACGTATGTGCCGAACGTGTGGTTCATCGTGCGGTTTGTTTCGTACTCGGTCTCGGCGTCCGGGTCGTCCGTTTCCTTCTCCTCGCCGGTGAACGACGCTTCGACGCGCGCGTAGAGCCCCCACAGCGCCTGATCGGGACGCAGATCGAAATTGAGTTCGAGCCCGGGCGTCGCGACGATTTCGCTCATCGCCTCGCCGTCAGCCGCGACGTCGCCGTACAGGTCGGCGTCGAAGTGGTCTGTTTCGAGCAGCGTGCCGAACAGCCCGAACGCCGCGCCGCTATGCCCCTCGGCCAGGTACGTGTTCGTCTCCACGCCGAAAGCGAGATAACCCGAGAACCGATCCAGGAGCCCGTACCCGAGGACCGTGTTCGCGCCGAGGGTTTGTTCGTCGCGGTCGAGGGCGAATCCCCCCGCGCCGATGTAGAACTCCGTATCGAACGCCCCTTCGTCGAAGGTCTCGATCGTGTCGGCGGCAAGGGACGATGTGGCGTAAACGATGGTTATGGCAATGGCGAGCGCGGACACACGGATGGCGCAACGAAACATGATGCACTCCCAAGGATGCGGAAGCTTCCGCGAAATCATCGGACCCCGCGTCACCGCTGGGACGATCCTTTGTTGGTTTCGTCACAAGGGTTCCGCACCTTGACCATTTCGCGCGGTGCGGTCCGAACCCCGCGCGAGGCTCTTGCATGAACTTCCACGAAAAAGGCCCGGCCGCGCTCTCGCGTACCGGGCTCCGGGTTTCTAAAACCTCCGGCCTCGGGGATCGCGTTGCGATCCCGCGGCGATTCATCGCGTCAGAACATCAGCCCCATGCCGACGTTGAACGATTTCACCGCCTCGGCGTCCTCCTCGTCGGTCGTGTCCCACTGTCCGTCCACCTTCAACGCAACCTGCGGAATCGGCTTGTAGGTCAGGCCCACGGTCAAAATCGAATGGGCGAATGCCTTGTTGGCTTCGTAATCGTCGGGCATGGCCGAATGCAGATTGATGCGCTCGTAGCGTCCGAAGACGATCGCCTGATGCCCCGTATCGAAGAACACCAGCGTGTTGAAACCGAGTTCGCCGAGCGCGCCCATGATCGATGCCGGAATCGCGCGCGTGTTGTCCCGCGTCGCCTCCTCCAGACCCTCGTCCTCGGCGGCTTGCGTCGCCTGCTCAGGCGTCAGCGCAAAGCCCAGTTCCTCGTTCATCTCCTCGGCCTTGGGGAAGCTCACCAGGCTGCCCTCGCCGCGCAGTTCGAATCCGAAGCCGACCAGCTTCAGGTCGCCCGACGCGATGGCGACAGGCCAGCCGAACGCACCGCGCTGATCCGAGCCGCCGTAGAAGCCGGATAGGCCGATGTTCGCGCCGGTCACAGGGGAAACGTCGAGTCGTCCCGACACGGCCATCGATTCGGCCTTGGCCTCGGCGACCTTCTGGCGCGTTTCGCGCAAACCCTTGGCGGGGTCGATCGCCTCGGCATCGAGCGACGACGTGGCGAGCACCTGATAACGCACGTGCGACCCGAGATCGCCGTGGATCTTGGCCCCGGCCTCCCACCACGTCGTGGGGATGACGACGTTGTGGAAGTAAGGCCGCTCGACGCCGTTGAACAGCGGCGGCTCGTGCCACTGATTGATGAGACCGAGCGGGATGAGCACGATGCCGGTTTGAACGCGAAATGCGGGATGCACCGATGCCTCGATGTATGCCTGCTCCAGCTCTACCTCGCCGGGTTGGCCTTCGCCCGCCAACACGTGTTCGATTTCCAATTCGGAACGGAAGCTCCAGATTCGGTCCCAGTCGTATCCGAAGAACAGCACGAACCGATGGAAGTCGATTTCGGCGGTTTCGCCTTCCTTGTTGTTGTAGTGAAGCTCGCCGTAACCGCCGAGCTGCACCTGTCCCCTTTCTTCGTCGTCTTTTTCCTCGGGCGGAAGATCCATGGCCGGCGCCTGCGCCATCGCGGGCGCCGCAAATACCAGTAAAGCCAGAACCATCATCAACACGCGCATGTTTGCATCCTCCATCAACCCGCGTCGCCGCGGCTTTGCGTTAATTCGCGGATCGGCGCCTGTACCGATCCACAATCCACAGGGCCCGCTTCACGCCGACGCACATCGCCCGGCTGGAAATCGTTGCCCCGCTGATGCCGTCGATGTCCGCCCCGAGCCGGATCGGCTCGGCGGATGTCTTGCCCGCGAACTGGCGAACGAACGGCTTTTCGCGCACCTGCCCTCCGACGTCCTCGCGATAGATCATGAGGGCGACCTCGCGCACCGCGCCGTCGTCGCCGACGTGCACGGCGAAGGTCATCGGGCGGTGCTTGCCCATCTCGTTGTCGATGAGGGCCCATCCCGCCGTATCGCCGCCGCCTTCGGCGAAATACACGATGTATTCGCGGCGCGGCGCGTCGTACCCGAGGCGCTCGCGAAACGCGGCGGCGTCCGCATCGTCGAGCGTGAACTTCGCGTGGCCGACCTTCGCCGATCCGGCGAAAAACCGCGCCAGCACCTGCTCGCGCGTCTCGTGGACGATCTCTCCCGCCCACGCCGAGTGCGTCGCGAGCAGCGCCGCGACGGCGATCCAGGCACGTCGCGTCGTCATCGCGGGCCTCCCTTCGCGAACCACAGTTCGTACAGGCAAGTCGCGATCATCGCGGCCGTGCTCGCGGTCAGCGCCATGCCGCTGACGGCGATCACCGTTCCGAATCCGTCGTGGACGAACCGCGTCAGCCACATGCCGGACAGGTCGGTGGCGATCGAGACGTAGGCGATCGCCGGAATCGCAACCGCCGCCGCACCGGGTGCGCGCGTTCGAAGGAAGAGACTCGCGACGAGGTAGACGACGACAGGAATCACAAAGAGATGCACGTGCGTGATCTCCACCATCTCGCGCAGCGTCAGCGCGAAATCGAGCGCCGAGCCGCCGCCCGCGAGCGCGGGATCGTCGGGAAACGCTGAATCGTCGCTAGGTGCGGGAGTGTCCGGTTCCGGCACAGCGGCCTCGCCGCCAATCAACGTCCCGGCCTTCCCCGAGTAATGCTCGGAGATGCCCTCCGGCAGTACGCCCGTTTCGCTGTGCACACGCCAGATCGAAAACGCGAAAGAGACGGCGACAAAGATCAAGAAACCCGTCTGGGAAACCCTCTGCGCCGTTGTTTGTTCACTCAATCGTCGTTCCACGAGTTTCGCTCCAAAGAAAAAAGCCCGCGAGCGCTTTCGCGCTCCGGGCTCCGGGTTTCGAGAACCTCCGGCCTCCGCCGAATTGTCGGTCTACTTTACTTGTCTACTTCGGTGTTCCCATTTCCACGAACGTCACGCGATTCGTTTCGGTCTTGCGCTCGCCGCAGCCGTCGCAGCCTGCGCACGCGTGTTGTTCGGCTTCCGACGTCGCCTCGCCCAGTTCACGCGCGAACCGGCGGATGAAGAGCCCCGCGGCAACGACCAAGATCGCCGCGGCGGTCGCGATTTCGAGATCGATGGTCATGCGAGCCCCGCGAATCGCCCGACCTGCACGATGGCGGCGGCCAGCACCCACGCCAGCACCAGACTGTAGGCGATCGAAAATCCCGTCCACTTCCACGAACCGGTTTCGCGTCGGATCGCGGCCACGGTACCCAAGCACGGTGTGTAGATCAGGATGAAGGTCATGAGCGCGAAGGCCGTCAGCGGCGTGAGGCCCGAATTGTTTTTCAGCTCCGAGCGAAGGCTCTCGGTGTTTTCGTCGGCCTCTCGGCTGACCTGATAGAGCACGCCGTACGTGGAGACCACGATTTCCTTCGCCACGAAACCCGTCAGGATCGCGACCGAGGTTTTCCAGTCGAAGCCCATCGGGGCGAATGCGGGCGCCAGCAGGTGCCCGATGCGCCCGATGAAACTCTGCTCGATGCGCTCGCCCTCGCGTCCGACTTCAAGCAGCGCGAGTTCGTCCGCCAGCGCCGCCTTTTCGGTCTCCGGCGCGGCGGCGATCCGAGTGTTCATCGCTTCGATCTGCGCGTTCCAGTCTCGCGACGGATTCGCGGCCTCGCGCGGGAACGCGGTCAGCACCCACACGGTCACGGAGCCGATCAGGATCACGCCGCCCATCTTCTTGATGAAGATCTTTCCCCGGTCCCACATGTGGATCATCGTGCTCTTGACGGTGGGCATGCGGTACGGCGGCAGTTCCATGACGAAGGGCGACGCCTCGCCCTTCAGCACCGTGCGCGACATCAGCTTGGCGATCGAGATCGCGAGCACGATGCCGAGCGCGTACATCGAAAAGATCATGTTGCCCGCCATGCTCGGGGCAAAAAAGGTTCCCGCCAGCAAAATGAAAACGGGCAGCCGCGCCGAGCACGACATCAGCGGATTGACGAGGATCGTGACGATGCGGTCGCGTTCGCTCTCCAGCGTGCGCGTGGCCATGACCGCGGGCACGTTGCACCCGAATCCCATCAGCATCGGGATGAACGCCTTGCCGTGCAGCCCCGCCAGACGCATCACGCGGTCCATCAGGAACGCGGCGCGCGCCATGTAACCCGAGTCCTCGATCAGGCTGATGCAGAAAAACAGGATCAGGATGTTGGGCAGAAAGATGGCCACAAACCCGACGCCGTTGATTGCGCCGTCCACGATCAGATCGCGGAAAAATCCCTCGCCGAGCAGCGACGTCACGGCCCCGCCGAGCGCCGCCACGCCCGCGTCGATCAGATCCATCGGGATCGAGCCGACGTTGAACGTGAGCTGGAACATCGCCCAGATCATGAAAAAGAACACCGGCAGCCCGAGCAGTTTGTGCGTGAGAATTTGATCAATCAGATCGGACATGTTCACGCGGTCGCGGATCGGCGGCTGGTAAATGCCCTTGAGCGCGCCGGAGATGAACCCGTAGCGCCGCTCGGTGATGACGATCTCCGGATCGGTCTTGAACATGTCGAACAGATGCGTGCGTACCTGCGCCGCCTTGTCGAGCAACGGTTGTGCGTCGCCGTTCGCCTTTTGGAGTGACTTGATGAGTTCGCGATCGTTTTCGAGCAGCTTGATCGCCGTCCATCGGGGCGCGTGGCCGTTCACGATCCGGTCGAAGCCTTTTTGCGCCCGGATTTCGCCGATGTGATCCTCGATCTCGTTACCGTAGGGAATGTGCACGTTTCGGCGCGTGGACTCCCGCGCCTCGATCACGCCGATCGCCGCGTCGATCAATTCGTCCACGCCCTTGCCCTTGGTGCCGATCGTCGGAACCGCCGGCGCGCCGAAGAGCTTCGAGAGCCGATCGACGTCGAGCTTCGCGCCTTCGCGCTCGAGCGCATCGAAGACATTGAGCGCCAGCACCAGCGGGCGCTCGAGTTCCAGAAGTTGGCTGGTGAGAAACAGGTTGCGTTCGAGATTCGACGCGTCCACCACCTGCACCACCACATCGGGTTTCGCCTCGAGCAGGTAGTTGCGCGCGACGATCTCCTCCATCGAATAAGGCGACAGGCTGTAGGTGCCCGGCAGATCGATCACGTTGACGGTGTATCCCTTGTGCGTGAAGCGCCCTTCTTTTTTCTCGACCGTGACGCCGGCCCAGTTGCCGACATATTGGTGTGCGCCGGTCATGGCGTTGAAGAGCGTCGTCTTGCCCGAGTTGGGATTGCCCGCGAGGGCGATGGTGATGTTTTTCATGATCGCCTATTCGTTCGCCGCGGCGTCGGCGGCTTCGACCGCCACGAGAGATGCTTCCTCGCGGCGCAGCGACACGTGGTAGCTCTTCACGACGAATTCGATCGGGTCGCGCAGCGGCGCGTACTTTTGCACGAACACCTCCGCGCCCGGCACGAAGCCCATCTCCATCAGACGCAGTCGAAACGCACCCTGCCCGCCCACCGCGACCACGCGGACGCGGTCGCCTTCGCGGCACTCCCGCAAGGTTTTCTCGCCCAAAGTCTTTTCGCTCATATCATGACTCCCGCGCCGCGCGACGGTCCGCCGGCGCGTGCTGAGATTTCGATGAAGATTTTCGGTCGAGCCCCGCCACCAGAATCTTGTGCGCGAGGTCCTGGCCGATCGCGAGGCGCGTTTCGCCGAGACGCACCGTGATCGCGCCGGAAAACGCGTTTTGAATCACCTCGATCTCGTCACCCTCGGAAAGCCCCATCGCCATCAGGCGGCACGCGGGACCTTTGTTGCAGGCGAGTTCCACGATTCGGGCGCGCTGCCCCGCGCCGAGCATGGTGAGCGGCATACGCGGTGGGCGCGGCGTCCTCGGCGGGGGCGCGACCGCGACGGCGAACTTTTTCTCGCGGCACGTTCCGCACACGCCTTCGATCCGTAGCGAGTGGCGCACGATCTCGAAACCGTGCATCTTCGCCACGTGCGTCTGTTCGCGTTCGATCGTCTCCGAAACGAACTCGACGACCGAACCGCACTCCACGCAGAACAGATGGTCGTGATGCGTGTGGCCGTAGATGTGCTCGAAATAGACCTCGCTGCGTTCATCGAGCGTGACCTTGCGGATGAGGCCCGAACGGATCAGGTGCGTGAGCAGACGCTCGAGTGTTTCGGTCGGCACTTCGCCGCCCAGCTTGAGCGCCATTTCGGGCAGCGTGAAATGATCGTGAATAGTGAAGACCTCGCGGCAGACGCGGGCCTGAAGATCCGTGAAGGGAATACCCCGCGACTCCAGATAGGTCCGGTAGACCTGTTCGGGGCTTTCGAGCGCAATCTGCATCGACATGCCGACCCTTTCATCGCCGGGCCCATCCGGCCCGATCGTCATCACCAACAGCGCAAACCCGAGGTCATACGCCGAACCACTCGCCTTTGTTCCGCCGCATTTCGCTCATCCGAATCCGAATCTCCGACTTGCAGCGAGCGCAGCGAATCACGAGTCGGTCGTTCTCCACGCGGGCGAGGAGCTTGTGGCAGTCCTCGCAGCGCAGGTCCTTGCCGGCTTCGGCACACGCGTTCAGTTCGCAATTTTTCAGGGGTTTCACCATGCGTCCACGTCCTGATCGGCCATGCGTTCGCGGCACGACGCGCAGATACCCCGCAGATCGAGTGTGTGACGGCGCAAACGGTATCCGTGTCGTGAAGCTTCCCCCGCCAAGAGGTCATGTAGCGACTCATTCTCGAATTCCACCACCTCCTGGCACATCTCGCAGGTCAGGTGGTCGTGATGGCGTCGCGACGTGGTGTTCTCGTAGACCTGTTCCTCGTTTCGACCGCGCACGGCGACCTCGAAGATCAGCCCGGCGTCCAGCAGCAGCGGAATCGTGCGATACACTGTCGCCCGTCCCATCGCGCTGTATTTGCTTTGAAGCCGGTTGACGAGTTCGGAGACGGTGAAGTGCGTGCCGTCGGGATTGGCGCACACTTCCTCGACGACCCGACGGCGTTCATCGGTCATCCGCAACCCCTGACGGGTGAGGAATGCCTGAAATTTCGCGGTTGGTTCGCCGTTGAGCATCTCGCCCACTCCCAGTCTCTTATTGAGACTGAATCTCTATTAGATGAATCGGCAGGTCTTGTCAAGAGGATTATGATCTACCGCAGGTTTTTGTTGGCGACGCCGCAAAGCGGCTTTTCGTCGAGGCGGGTCGAAGCTCCCCGTCGACCGCGCATCCGCTCTTCGCCTATTCCGTGCTATAAAGGCTCAATCGCATCGACACACGCGAGGAGACCGCATGGGAACGCGAACCTTGTCCGCCGTCGTTCACAGGGAAGGCGACCTGTTCGTCGCGTCGTGCCCGGAGATCGGAACCGTCAGCCAGGGGTCATCGATCGACGAGGCGCTGGAGAACCTGGCCGAGGCGACGGAACTTTATCTCGAAGAATTTCCGATCGAGACGCCGACGCGGGCGTTTCTGACAACCTTTGAAGTTCAGGAACATGCCTGAACTCCGTCAAATCTCCGGAGCGCAAACGATCGCCGCTCTTGAGAGACTGGGCTTCGTTTTCGCGAGGCAGCGTGAAAGCCACGTCATCATGAAAAAGCTGACGGCCGACGGAGCTGTCGGTTGCGTGGTCCCGATGCACAAACGGCTTGCCATCGGCACATTGCTCGGAATTCTCAAGCAGGCGGGAGTCGACAAGGACGAATTTCTGCGTCAACTCTGAGCACTGGGTTTCTCGCTGACACGACTTTTCCATATCCGCATTCTGGACCGCCCGTCGCCCCCGCCTATAATCCGTCCGTGACCCGGCACAACCCGCCAGCTTCATCGCTCCCCGAGGCATGGGCCGCGCTGCCGCTCGCCCTATTCGCGGCGAACGCGCTCGCCCATTGGGTCTACACGATGGACGACGCGTTCATCTTCCTGCGCTTCGGCGAAAACCTCGCGGCGGGAAACGGTTACGCATTCAACCCCGGGGAGACGCTCGAGGGCACCACATCGATCTTATGGACCCTTGTCGCGGCGCTGCTCGCCAAACTCGGTCTCGTCGGGCCCTCGCCGCTCAAGGCGATAGGGTTTCTCGCCGGGGCGGCGACCGTAATGGCCGTCTATTGGCGACCCCCGGGCGCGACGCGCGGCGTCGGCTCACTGGTCGCATCGCTGCTCCTCGCGGCGTACGTCCCTTTTGCGATTCTCTCGGTCTCGGGCATGGAGACGCCCCTCGCCGCGCTGTGCGTGCTGATGGGATGCGTGGGGACGCTGGCGGCCGAGGCGAGACGCCGCCGCGTCGGCGCGCTCTGGTTCGCCCTCGCCTTTCTCGCAAGGCCCGACGCGGCGATCTGGTGGGCGCTGCCGCTCGGCCTGTGGACTTTCGATATCATCCGTGCACGCGACGTGCGCTCGCGTGTCGAACCCATCGCCCTGCTCGTCGCGACGCTCGCCGCCGTCACCGCCTGGCGCTGGTTCACCTTCGGCGACGTCGTCCCCAATCCCGCACACATCAAGGCGTCGGTCTCGGCAGATACGCTCGCGAAAGGCATCGCCATGATGGGCGCTTGGCTTCGCGCGCAGGGCATGATCGTCGCGGTCGCCGCCGCGCTGATTGCCGCGGCCCTGCGCGCCGCGCCGCGCGCCCTCGCCCTCACGACGCTGCTCTTCGGCGCGTACCTCGTCGCGATCGGGCAGGAGAACATGAGCACGTTCTTCCGCTTCCACATGCCCGTCGCGCCGGTCGTCTTCTCCCTCGCGGGCGCGGGGGCGGCGAGGATGATCGCCGCGCGTCCGCGCGTGCGATTCGCCGTCGTCTCGGCCATCCTGGCCTTCGCGCTCGGCGGCGCGTGGACCTCGTGGCAGTACCTCACGAAACCGCTCGCCGAGTTTCAGCTCACGGTGACGCTGCCCGAGTACGGACACGGCGTGAACGAGACCTATCGCGCCTTCGGCGAGGAGCTCGCGCGCATCGCCCCGCCCGGTGCGCTCGTGGCGTCGATGGACGTCGGCGCGATCGGCTATGACGCGCGGCGACCAATTCTCGACCTCTACGGCCTCAACGACCGCGCCATCGCCGTCATCTTCGGCCAAATGAAACGCACGCCCGAGCGCGACACGCAGCGCGCGCTCTACCGCGCTTACGCCGATGAGGTCTTCGCACGCGCTCCCGATTATTTCGTGGATACCTGGATTCCCAAAATCATCCGCGACGACGAACGCTTCGCCCATTGCTACGCGCCCGTCGCGCTCTCGCGCGACTACGTATTCGATCCGCGCGCCGGGAATCGGGTGGGGTTGTTTCGACGGATGTGCCCTTAGTAACCGGCGCGACTCGCATTTTGCTTGCAAATGTCAGCGGAAGACGCTCGTTTTCGTAATCGAAATGCGCAAAGGCCGCGGCAGACCCGGCCCGCACTAATGAAGACCTTCGCTTGCTGATTTCCCACGAGGCCGGTGCCCCCCTAGAACTCCCCCGGAACTCTCCGGAACTCTGTGTCCACGGAACTACAGAACTCCCGCATACTTAAATTATTTACTCTTTAGGGCCCCTAAACTCATCCGAGAATCCTACTGTATATTCGCAATCTTGACCTCCGCGCGGCCATTCGGCATTCGAATACACACTATACATACAGTTCAATACTTTTAGAGAGACGTCTTTAGCTTCCCTTAATTGAATCTCGGTCGGTTTGTCGTGCGCAGTAAAAACAAGAACTTTAAAATCGGCATATCCAGTTTTTCTTTCTTTGTCCGGCGTACACACAAGATGGAGTCGAGCGATTTCCATCAACCGTGGGTCCGAAATAGACAAACACTTCAGTTCAGGTGATTGCGCATCCTGACCTGTATTCTCCTCTGCACGAGCTCTGGAGCCAAATTGGACCGCAATTAAAAATGACACAATTGCTATCGCGCATAACACCACGAGTATTGATTTTCGAACCAATTCGATCGAAATCCTCCTCATTTTAATACCTCCCGACAATTGGCTTTGTTGGACCCGGACTCGGACGCTTTTTCGCAAACCCGACCGTGCCATAACCACAGATCACAGTCCACTTGCCGGTTTTTTTGTCTTGTTCGGCTGCGCATGATGTCCCGTCGGGATTGTTCCAATATAGGGTTCCGTCGGGTCCTTCATAAACGCCTGTGCGAAAACCACCCGTGAAATTCCCCAAGTCCGGTTCCGGCTCGATGTTGCCAAAATCGTCATCAAATGTGAGATCGCCACCAAAAAACCCGGGGTCGATCTGATCGATTCGCTCCTGAATCTCGGTTGGCGCATCCAAGACATAACGAGAGCCATAACTGGCCGGAAAGACCGGACGATATTTGGCCATTTTATTCTCCCTCCACTACCGAATGATCGAAGAGGTGTTGGAATCGTCGATCACGAACTGGTTTCGTCTCGGCACCGTCACGATCCACTGGTTATTGATCGGCATTGCGAAGCCGATCGCCTGCGCGCCGAGCAGCATCGAGCCCGATTCGAGCGAAACGCCGAAGTACTCGTCGTTTTTGAAGAGACCTGGGTTC
Proteins encoded in this window:
- a CDS encoding transcriptional repressor; translated protein: MTDERRRVVEEVCANPDGTHFTVSELVNRLQSKYSAMGRATVYRTIPLLLDAGLIFEVAVRGRNEEQVYENTTSRRHHDHLTCEMCQEVVEFENESLHDLLAGEASRHGYRLRRHTLDLRGICASCRERMADQDVDAW
- a CDS encoding type II toxin-antitoxin system HicB family antitoxin — its product is MGTRTLSAVVHREGDLFVASCPEIGTVSQGSSIDEALENLAEATELYLEEFPIETPTRAFLTTFEVQEHA
- a CDS encoding Com family DNA-binding transcriptional regulator, which translates into the protein MVKPLKNCELNACAEAGKDLRCEDCHKLLARVENDRLVIRCARCKSEIRIRMSEMRRNKGEWFGV
- a CDS encoding FeoA domain-containing protein, with protein sequence MSMQIALESPEQVYRTYLESRGIPFTDLQARVCREVFTIHDHFTLPEMALKLGGEVPTETLERLLTHLIRSGLIRKVTLDERSEVYFEHIYGHTHHDHLFCVECGSVVEFVSETIEREQTHVAKMHGFEIVRHSLRIEGVCGTCREKKFAVAVAPPPRTPRPPRMPLTMLGAGQRARIVELACNKGPACRLMAMGLSEGDEIEVIQNAFSGAITVRLGETRLAIGQDLAHKILVAGLDRKSSSKSQHAPADRRAARES
- a CDS encoding ferrous iron transport protein A, with translation MSEKTLGEKTLRECREGDRVRVVAVGGQGAFRLRLMEMGFVPGAEVFVQKYAPLRDPIEFVVKSYHVSLRREEASLVAVEAADAAANE
- a CDS encoding FMN-binding protein, whose amino-acid sequence is MTTRRAWIAVAALLATHSAWAGEIVHETREQVLARFFAGSAKVGHAKFTLDDADAAAFRERLGYDAPRREYIVYFAEGGGDTAGWALIDNEMGKHRPMTFAVHVGDDGAVREVALMIYREDVGGQVREKPFVRQFAGKTSAEPIRLGADIDGISGATISSRAMCVGVKRALWIVDRYRRRSAN
- the feoB gene encoding ferrous iron transport protein B; translation: MKNITIALAGNPNSGKTTLFNAMTGAHQYVGNWAGVTVEKKEGRFTHKGYTVNVIDLPGTYSLSPYSMEEIVARNYLLEAKPDVVVQVVDASNLERNLFLTSQLLELERPLVLALNVFDALEREGAKLDVDRLSKLFGAPAVPTIGTKGKGVDELIDAAIGVIEARESTRRNVHIPYGNEIEDHIGEIRAQKGFDRIVNGHAPRWTAIKLLENDRELIKSLQKANGDAQPLLDKAAQVRTHLFDMFKTDPEIVITERRYGFISGALKGIYQPPIRDRVNMSDLIDQILTHKLLGLPVFFFMIWAMFQLTFNVGSIPMDLIDAGVAALGGAVTSLLGEGFFRDLIVDGAINGVGFVAIFLPNILILFFCISLIEDSGYMARAAFLMDRVMRLAGLHGKAFIPMLMGFGCNVPAVMATRTLESERDRIVTILVNPLMSCSARLPVFILLAGTFFAPSMAGNMIFSMYALGIVLAISIAKLMSRTVLKGEASPFVMELPPYRMPTVKSTMIHMWDRGKIFIKKMGGVILIGSVTVWVLTAFPREAANPSRDWNAQIEAMNTRIAAAPETEKAALADELALLEVGREGERIEQSFIGRIGHLLAPAFAPMGFDWKTSVAILTGFVAKEIVVSTYGVLYQVSREADENTESLRSELKNNSGLTPLTAFALMTFILIYTPCLGTVAAIRRETGSWKWTGFSIAYSLVLAWVLAAAIVQVGRFAGLA
- a CDS encoding type II toxin-antitoxin system HicA family toxin codes for the protein MPELRQISGAQTIAALERLGFVFARQRESHVIMKKLTADGAVGCVVPMHKRLAIGTLLGILKQAGVDKDEFLRQL